In the genome of Phlebotomus papatasi isolate M1 chromosome 2, Ppap_2.1, whole genome shotgun sequence, one region contains:
- the LOC129804284 gene encoding uncharacterized protein LOC129804284, with protein sequence MTLWRINVAEWSSDQVVDWLKGLDNSMYHYVNSFTNNEVGGQELLSIRPYILEQLGMYSISHQEIVLEAVKLLRNFHYNLDKENLQYLALQVASQAWSLHKQLTYCKDKNVIETNILKEVTNTVATIKPLIGWLDRAPFKGQRQFNEIRTQMLRLGLEMATSAHRDRFADEPVNQIQTNAEKLAKLADYIIQDISDPMLLQPASLLLVTLKKKESEMGFNLMPDVHGAHKITDIRYNSPAHLSGKIEEGDEIVQINYQTVVGWQHKKVLLQLHESKPDVLLTLKKRPKHMKIYGQIYMKPYRLPSKKRAMHYRWGETLPSPRAELFSINDLPLPLSRPIEKHASDSDSDSNGSDILTPTEPKAPNADLPLFLQKPRPVLQRRNTICGDQTSSFKNLGNVVFWQERKDKSVSFGHGLEITPRPNTFMALKGSLPEIMSEKCGDDRVDLDRKESEKQGDTEKDEDGARRSGVSKVVRFDADLQEFDSENNCTFNVDNTVIETFEPIPYADEDVLTSLDCGNIEQSHMATKMTPEMGVVQAINTALINSRESLRKTLETRASTSTCESSDDDDVPPAIEPRKEFLQTTPPAPPPRPKKNLDPSGAAAAAGGFIRAGNGSKASGVDDVKTKVATVVDLKSREACQSVAEVVNQHRVVMPQPAPPPKLPTMRHFREEPFEALELFTPPKTKGLTLKKKNSILAKRRRVTLKCLTVSDIQGHLYRRTKDKSGAAYWAKGYFVLVDTALYGFRTKDAGKANCLIFLSGFTVSLANEVHSKANAFKVYHTSKTFYFAAETPEALSQWMEFIRNAAMKGNPAIGLNTEVDLKEIFTETDSSDDDSDLVTRGGFAYGGSTSNVMSSSLGKGGQEEGTTPVSTSKQEKYHLGFGSLKKFTKSNLPFTKSGEKKSSPDIPTPTAQFRSYRKVVNQDVKPVVQIPAVCVEVQPVSAPQSKTSSVVQAEKGVSGGLSPNPEESVSALMTKKARRPAPLNYIHASNPNLVDFDFHMSKTIDFAVPKINNTWDGQHSLQGFMTLKDLMLQKQAEDAKEVYNNRVFLGMEKKEERGVRKKIRKNSRDVDNATGMGKVHNENPKIDKIQSRSLPKTPDYAQSFKPDDVDIIMTRSKEGLKLRDFGYEFISGDDPQDPGKQKAEAEKTWPKRSDKVSPTVTSWSKKKGNWIISSEKKVDEEKNTRSGGSFKKFKPGKFDNILTTSDKMFSFKHAEKEAQKIPLKPLEKYAVLKPVSSYSPVTLPHGKKTNLQVSGMTSADSKKMGMLRNDLKENFSGDSGRKSSVERSASYFTKLSFSNTKGGAKEKKLLGSPRLHRALFGRQNSTDSNSIFETITFPATTSGNSPVEPPALFPRNPSTTSSNPSGQQSNAQSPDYPNLEYPPVFEPETYSLSDPSTSLTLLRRRNNKNK encoded by the exons ATGACACTGTGGCGAATAAATGTGGCTGAGTGGTCATCTGACCAAGTTGTAGACTGGCTAAAAG GTTTGGACAATTCCATGTACCATTATGTGAATTCGTTCACAAACAACGAAGTTGGTGGCCAGGAGCTCCTCAGCATCCGACCCTACATTCTGGAACAACTGGGCATGTATTCAATCAGCCATCAGGAAATTGTCCTAGAAGCTGTGAAACTCCTGAGGAATTTC CATTACAATTTAGACAAAGAAAATCTTCAGTATTTGGCACTCCAAGTGGCTTCTCAAGCGTGGAGTCTTCATAAGCAATTGACTTATTGCAAAGACAAGAATGTCATTGAGACAAATATTCTCAAAGAAGTCACAAATACTGTAGCTACAATAAAGCCCCTGATTGGGTGGCTAGATAGGGCTCCATTTAAGGGGCAACGTCAATTCAATGAGATTCGAACACAAATGCTTCGTTTGGGCCTTGAGATGGCCACAAGTGCTCATCGGGATAGATTTGCCGATGAGCCGGTCAATCAGATTCAGACCAATGCTGAGAAATTGGCCAAATTGGCAGATTATATCATTCAGGATATTTCTGATCCCATGCTCCTTCAGCCAGCGAGTTTGTTGCTCGTGACGCTGAAGAAGAAGGAATCAGAGATGGGATTCAATCTAATGCCTGATGTTCATGGTGCTCACAAGATAACGGACATTCGATACAATTCTCCAGCTCATTTGTCGGGGAAAATTGAGGAGGGAGATGAAATTGTTCAGATAAACTATCAAACAGTTGTAGGATGGCAGCATAAGAAAGTTCTGCTGCAACTTCATGAATCCAAGCCAGATGTTCTGTTGACACTCAAGAAGCGTCCTAAACATATGAAGATCTACGGACAGATCTATATGAAGCCCTATCGCTTGCCGAGCAAGAAACGTGCCATGCACTACAGATGGGGCGAAACTCTGCCAAGCCCAAGGGCTGAACTCTTCTCCATCAACGATCTTCCTTTGCCACTTTCCCGCCCAATTGAGAAGCATGCCAGTGATTCGGATTCCGATAGCAATGGCAGTGATATTTTAACTCCAACTGAACCCAAGGCTCCAAATGCTGATCTTCCGCTGTTCCTGCAGAAGCCACGGCCAGTGCTGCAGAGGAGGAATACAATTTGTGGTGATCAGACTTCCAGCTTCAAAAATCTGGGAAATGTGGTGTTCTGGCAGGAACGTAAAGATAAATCTGTGTCTTTTGGCCATGGATTGGAAATCACCCCACGGCCAAATACCTTCATGGCTCTCAAGGGATCGCTCCCGGAGATCATGTCAGAGAAATGTGGAGATGACCGGGTTGACCTGGATAGGAAGGAGAGTGAGAAGCAAGGGGACACGGAGAAGGATGAGGATGGCGCTAGACGAAGTGGAGTGAGCAAAGTTGTACGATTCGATGCTGATCTTCAAGAGTTTGACTCTGAAAACAAT TGCACTTTCAACGTGGACAACACTGTAATTGAGACTTTTGAACCAATTCCCTATGCCGATGAAGATGTCCTGACATCTCTCGATTGTGGGAATATTGAACAGAGTCACATGGCTACTAAAATGACTCCAGAAATGGGAGTTGTTCAGGCTATAAATACGGCCTTGATCAATAGCAGGGAGAGTCTGAGGAAGACCCTGGAGACACGAGCTTCCACGTCCACTTGTGAGTCCAGTGATGACGATGATGTTCCTCCGGCAATTGAGCCACGGAAGGAATTTCTCCAGACAACTCCTCCGGCTCCACCGCCGCGTCCCAAGAAGAATTTGGATCCATCGGGGGCGGCAGCGGCAGCGGGGGGTTTTATCAGGGCGGGGAATGGGTCAAAGGCAAGTGGAGTGGATGATGTGAAGACAAAAGTGGCTACTGTGGTTGATTTGAAGTCCAGGGAGGCGTGTCAGAGTGTTGCTGAGGTGGTAAATCAACATAGAGTTGTGATGCCTCAGCCGGCTCCTCCGCCAAAGCTGCCTACAATGAGGCATTTTCGGGAGGAGCCATTTGAGGCTCTGGAGTTATTTACGCCGCCCAAGACAAAGGGATTGAcgctgaagaagaaaaattcgATTCTGGCCAAGAGAAGGAGGGTGACACTGAAGTGTTTGACGGTGAGTGATATACAGGGGCATCTGTACAGGAGGACAAAGGATAAGAGTGGAGCGGCTTACTGGGCTAAAGGGTATTTTGTTCTGGTGGATACGGCACTGTATGGATTTAGGACGAAGGATGCCGGGAAGGCTAATTGTTTGATCTTTCTGTCGGGCTTTACAGTGTCACTGGCCAATGAGGTTCACTCCAAGGCAAATGCCTTCAAAGTCTATCACACTTCCAAGACTTTCTATTTTGCCGCTGAGACACCCGAAGCGCTCAGTCAGTGGATGGAATTCATCCGGAATGCTGCCATGAAGGGAAATCCAGCCATTGGACTGAACACTGAGGTTGATCTCAAGGAGATCTTTACGGAAACGGACAGTTCTGACGATGATTCGGATTTGGTGACAAGGGGAGGTTTTGCATATGGGGGAAGTACGTCAAATGTCATGAGTTCGAGTTTGGGGAAGGGTGGGCAGGAGGAAGGGACCACGCCGGTGTCCACGAGTAAACAGGAAAAGTATCATTTGGGATTTGGATCACTGAAGAAATTTACCAAGTCAAATTTGCCATTTACAAAGAGTGGAGAAAAAAAGTCATCTCCGGACATTCCTACGCCAACGGCACAGTTCAGGAGTTACCGGAAGGTGGTGAATCAGGACGTGAAGCCAGTTGTGCAGATTCCGGCGGTTTGTGTCGAAGTTCAGCCAGTTTCAGCACCACAATCCAAGACATCTTCAGTTGTCCAGGCTGAGAAAGGCGTTTCTGGAGGACTCAGCCCAAATCCCGAGGAATCCGTCTCGGCACTGATGACCAAAAAGGCCAGGAGACCAGCACCGCTCAATTACATTCATGCCTCAAATCCCAATCTtgtggattttgactttcacatGTCCAAGACAATTGACTTTGCCGTGCCCAAGATTAATAACACGTGGGATGGTCAGCACAGTCTCCAGGGCTTCATGACCCTCAAGGATTTGATGTTGCAGAAGCAGGCTGAGGATGCCAAGGAAGTGTACAACAATAGGGTGTTCCTGGGCATGGAGAAGAAGGAAGAACGGGGAGTGAGAAAGAAGATCCGGAAGAATAGTCGAGATGTGGACAATGCCACGGGAATGGGAAAGGTTCACAATGAAAATcccaaaattgacaaaattcagAGCCGGAGTTTACCCAAGACACCGGATTATGCTCAGAGTTTCAAGCCAGATGATGTGGATATAATAATGACGAGGAGCAAGGAAGGTTTAAAACTTCGAGATTTTGGGTATGAATTCATTTCGGGGGATGATCCACAAGATCCGGGAAAACAGAAGGCTGAAGCTGAGAAGACATGGCCAAAGAGGTCAGATAAAGTGAGTCCAACTGTCACGAGTTGGTCAAAGAAGAAGGGCAATTGGATAATTTCCAGTGAGAAAAAGGTGGATGAGGAGAAAAATACAAGATCCGGTGGGAGTTTTAAGAAATTCAAACCAGGAAAATTTGACAATATCCTCACGACAAGTGACAAAATGTTCTCCTTCAAGCATGCCGAAAAGGAGGCTCAGAAGATTCCGCTGAAACCCTTGGAAAAATATGCCGTTCTCAAACCTGTTTCTTCCTATTCCCCCGTCACGCTGCCACATGGCAAGAAAACCAATCTGCAAGTGTCAGGAATGACTTCAGCAGATTCCAAGAAGATGGGAATGCTGCGGAATGATCTGAAAGAGAATTTTAGTGGGGATTCAGGAAGGAAATCGAGTGTAGAACGAAGTGCTTCGTACTTTACCAAGTTGTCTTTCAGCAATACAAAAGGGGGAGCCAAAGAGAAGAAACTTCTGGGTTCTCCAAGGCTCCATAGAGCTCTGTTTGGTAGACAAAATTCCACAGATAGCAACAGTATCTTCGAAACAATCACCTTCCCGGCTACAACTTCTGGGAATTCTCCCGTTGAGCCTCCAGCTCTATTCCCACGGAATCCATCGACAACTTCCAGCAATCCGAGTGGTCAGCAGAGCAATGCTCAGTCTCCGGATTATCCCAATTTGGAGTATCCACCGGTGTTTGAGCCTGAGACTTATTCCCTCAGTGATCCCAGCACAAGTCTCACTCTGCTGCGCCGGAGGAACAATAAGAACAAGTGA
- the LOC129804282 gene encoding proteasome subunit alpha type-5: MFLTRSEYDRGVNTFSPEGRLYQVEYAIEAIKLGSTAIGICTKEGVVIAVEKRITSPLMEPTAVEKIVEVDKHVGCATSGLMADSRTLLDRARVECQNHWFVYNERMPVESCVQAVSNLAIQFGDSDAGGLAMSRPFGVALLFAGIENGEPQLWHMDPSGTYIQFDAKAIGSGSEGAQQNLESNYTPLMSLNEAVNLALITLKQVMEEKLNSTNVEVMTITPKDLFQMCKKETVEAAIESIK; this comes from the exons ATGTTCCTCACCAGGTCAGAATACGACAGAGGAGTCAATACATTCTCCCCCGAGGGACGTCTCTATCAGGTAGAGTATGCCATTGAGGCAATTAAACTCGGCTCAACGGCCATTGGGATCTGCACGAAGGAGGGTGTTGTTATTGCTGTTGAGAAAAGAATCACGTCACCCTTGATGGAGCCTACGGCTGTGGAGAAGATCGTCGAGGTGGACAAACACGTTGGCTGTGCGACATCGGGGCTCATGGCGGATTCCCGGACACTGCTGGACAGGGCAAGGGTTGAGTGTCAGAATCACTGGTTCGTGTACAATGAACGAATGCCGGTGGAGTCCTGTGTACAGGCAGTGTCCAATCTGGCCATTCAATTTGGAGACAGTGATGCTGGTGGTTTAGCTATGAGTCGCCCCTTTGGGGTTGCTCTCTTATTTGCCGGAATTGAGAATGGAGAGCCTCAATTGTGGCACATGGATCCATCCGGAACGTACATCCAGTTCGATGCGAAAGCTATAGGATCAGGAAGTGAAGGGGCTCAACAAAATCTTGAG AGCAACTACACTCCTCTGATGTCTCTAAATGAGGCTGTAAATCTGGCCCTGATCACCCTCAAGCAAGTCATGGAGGAGAAATTAAACTCTACAAATGTCGAAGTGATGACCATCACTCCTAAGGATCTCTTCCAGATGTGCAAGAAGGAGACCGTCGAGGCAGCCATCGAGAGCATCAAATAA